From Longimicrobium sp., one genomic window encodes:
- a CDS encoding transglycosylase SLT domain-containing protein, with amino-acid sequence MIQHRFAPALAALVGLATGLAISNAAGERAFLSSVPTVSELTPSFSADPMPAFSNARMALAVREAQGLVDGGRPWEAWKELRPFVDEPDDAPDAVLLLAARAAAGWEGWTQVRRLLNGRDWLAQRAGGEGLFLLARAHEAKGDWPAAADGYRRYAKVRRAPRQAEAAARLGRALGRLNDLPGAADAYDEAAQALGREGDWLRVLQAEALAKAGDKAALAVAGTASSSAPVRVRLARAEARYWLAQGDTAQAMDRLAREEGILRGAGADPHAAELALERVRLLIAGGRLGDARDALRRVAGDDAVPGSVRVRAAARLGEVATAPTADEQMARAAAYEAGNRPGLAARSLRAALRAGATADPAQRLRLGRLLFEERDFRPAREVLAGLSGELSDPAQQAEAELYAARALARLGSADGYAEMRKLAEKRAGTAAAGTALYLLGDVADDRGAAIAYYRRAAAVQVSPYAREALFRLADRTLKAGDAGAAFAAWETYVSRYPQGETTAELAYRAGVMHEKAGRDERARAMYAAAIRADPVSYYAVRAGDRAGSNPLAGALANERAWPIAARDQADADEGRRRLDALHRTGFAAEFKEELAWQTYRFRSRPGALLVLAEGLAEDHPVEGIRIGRELLDARGGEWDARLLKVVFPFPFRDILMAEADRANVDPYLLAGLVRQESSFNPKARSWVGATGLSQIMPATGAWLAPGAGVSNFDPSLLAVPEINLRMGSRYLRDQLRRYGGKRDLALAAYNAGPSRADRWRRELGYGGDPDVFRERIPFDETRKYVKVVLRNAAIYRRLYGGERSPGLAGGS; translated from the coding sequence ATGATCCAGCATCGCTTCGCACCCGCCCTGGCGGCCCTCGTGGGCCTTGCAACCGGCCTTGCAATCAGCAACGCCGCCGGGGAGCGTGCATTCCTGTCCAGCGTCCCCACCGTTTCGGAGCTTACGCCCAGCTTTTCCGCCGACCCCATGCCCGCGTTCAGCAACGCGCGGATGGCGCTGGCGGTGCGCGAGGCGCAGGGGCTGGTGGACGGCGGACGCCCGTGGGAGGCGTGGAAGGAGCTGCGCCCGTTCGTCGACGAGCCGGACGATGCGCCCGACGCGGTGCTGCTGCTGGCGGCGCGGGCGGCGGCGGGATGGGAAGGATGGACGCAGGTGCGCCGCCTGCTGAACGGCCGCGACTGGCTGGCGCAGCGAGCGGGCGGCGAGGGGCTGTTCCTGCTGGCCCGCGCCCACGAGGCCAAGGGCGACTGGCCCGCCGCGGCCGACGGCTACCGCCGCTATGCCAAGGTGCGCCGCGCCCCCCGACAGGCCGAGGCGGCCGCGCGCCTGGGCCGCGCGCTCGGCCGGCTGAACGACCTTCCCGGGGCGGCCGACGCCTACGACGAGGCGGCGCAAGCGCTCGGGCGCGAAGGCGACTGGCTGCGCGTCCTCCAGGCCGAGGCGCTGGCCAAGGCGGGCGACAAGGCCGCCTTGGCGGTGGCGGGCACCGCCAGCTCCAGCGCCCCGGTCCGCGTGCGGCTGGCGCGTGCCGAGGCGAGGTACTGGCTGGCGCAGGGTGACACGGCGCAGGCGATGGACCGGCTGGCGCGCGAAGAAGGGATCCTGCGCGGCGCCGGTGCCGATCCGCACGCCGCCGAGCTGGCGCTGGAGCGCGTCCGCCTGCTGATCGCCGGCGGACGCCTGGGGGATGCACGCGACGCGCTTCGCCGCGTGGCTGGCGACGACGCCGTGCCCGGCTCCGTCCGCGTTCGCGCCGCCGCCCGGCTGGGCGAAGTAGCCACGGCGCCCACGGCCGACGAGCAGATGGCCCGCGCCGCGGCGTACGAGGCGGGCAATCGACCTGGCCTGGCCGCCCGCAGCCTTCGCGCGGCCCTTCGCGCCGGCGCGACGGCGGACCCCGCACAGCGGCTTCGCCTGGGTAGGCTGCTCTTCGAGGAGCGCGACTTCCGCCCGGCCCGCGAGGTGCTGGCCGGCCTGTCCGGAGAGCTGTCGGACCCCGCGCAGCAGGCCGAGGCCGAGCTGTACGCCGCCCGCGCGCTGGCCCGGCTGGGAAGCGCCGACGGATACGCCGAGATGCGCAAGCTGGCGGAAAAGCGCGCCGGGACGGCCGCCGCGGGAACGGCGCTCTACCTGCTGGGCGACGTGGCCGACGACCGGGGCGCCGCCATCGCGTACTACCGGCGCGCGGCGGCGGTGCAAGTCTCGCCCTACGCCCGCGAGGCGCTGTTCCGCCTGGCCGACCGCACCCTGAAGGCGGGCGACGCGGGCGCGGCCTTCGCGGCGTGGGAGACGTACGTGTCGCGCTATCCCCAAGGCGAGACCACCGCCGAGCTGGCCTATCGCGCGGGGGTGATGCACGAAAAAGCGGGGCGCGACGAGCGCGCGCGCGCGATGTACGCGGCGGCCATCCGCGCCGACCCGGTATCGTATTACGCCGTCCGTGCCGGCGACCGCGCGGGCTCCAACCCGCTGGCGGGCGCCCTGGCGAACGAGCGCGCCTGGCCCATCGCCGCGCGCGACCAGGCCGACGCCGACGAGGGGCGGCGGCGTCTGGATGCGCTGCACCGCACCGGCTTCGCGGCGGAGTTCAAGGAAGAGCTGGCCTGGCAGACGTACCGGTTTCGCTCGCGCCCCGGCGCGCTGCTGGTGCTGGCCGAGGGGCTCGCGGAAGATCATCCGGTGGAGGGCATCCGCATTGGGCGGGAGCTACTGGACGCGCGCGGCGGCGAGTGGGATGCACGGCTGCTGAAGGTGGTGTTCCCCTTCCCCTTCCGCGACATCCTGATGGCCGAGGCGGACCGGGCGAACGTCGATCCCTACCTGCTGGCCGGACTGGTGCGGCAGGAATCATCGTTCAACCCCAAGGCGCGCTCCTGGGTGGGCGCCACGGGGCTCAGCCAGATCATGCCGGCGACGGGTGCGTGGCTGGCGCCGGGCGCGGGGGTCAGCAACTTCGATCCCAGCCTGCTCGCCGTCCCCGAGATCAACCTGCGGATGGGCTCGCGGTACCTGCGCGACCAGCTGCGGCGCTATGGTGGCAAGCGCGACCTGGCGCTGGCGGCGTACAACGCGGGCCCCAGCCGGGCCGACCGGTGGCGCCGCGAGCTGGGGTACGGCGGCGACCCGGACGTGTTCCGCGAGCGCATTCCGTTCGACGAAACGCGCAAGTACGTGAAGGTGGTGCTTCGCAACGCGGCCATCTACCGCCGGCTGTACGGCGGCGAGCGCTCGCCGGGGCTGGCGGGCGGATCGTAG